Part of the Corynebacterium canis genome is shown below.
GCACACCCGTAGTGATCCTGGGATGCCGCCCCGGACCTGCGCTAGACCGCAGGCTGGAGGCGGCACTGCCGCATATTGGGCATTGTGTTGTGGTCACCGGATATGGGGAAGCGCCCTATATGCGGGACTGGTTGGTGGCGCGCGGCGTGCCCTTGGAGGCCATTATTTTGGAAGAACACGCGACCTCCACCAACGAAAACCTCGAACGCGTGCACGCCTTGCTTGGCGGC
Proteins encoded:
- a CDS encoding YdcF family protein, whose amino-acid sequence is MSTPVVILGCRPGPALDRRLEAALPHIGHCVVVTGYGEAPYMRDWLVARGVPLEAIILEEHATSTNENLERVHALLGGGGWLVVTNTYHLPRVRLWAWHHKIPMRVVGAPTPRNVLAKHLAREALAFLHSGARVIWRRWVAYQRGG